The Pleurodeles waltl isolate 20211129_DDA chromosome 6, aPleWal1.hap1.20221129, whole genome shotgun sequence genome has a segment encoding these proteins:
- the PRDM2 gene encoding PR domain zinc finger protein 2 isoform X5 yields the protein MRDSEEGLKEKRSSVSPVLSLEQTALIQEMVNQDALPKLMIPPCYETQIMSDNKPESLTICEGGIYKSHAQKEGSDNEDVFANEENLETLEKSNSTLKEPLQPSPKKKVAVKTPKIKKESNGDLPDAFMFPCQHCERKFTTKQGLERHMHIHVSSLNHAFKCRYCGKAFGTQINRRRHERRHEAGPKRKPATLPSEDVSDNRITMDDTSLKTPDEQSVPSFAQDCRISESEKLGHETPYSCLKEENMEPQGFHPCKYCKKVFGTHINMRRHQRRVHERHLIPKGVRRKGLLEEKQSQTEKTQPTQSVYTTSTEFEEDNEADDVYIMDVSNNISENLNYYIDGKIESTSSATSCEVIEVPSNSTEMYGINCLLAPVKIEVAQTMPPQTHTTDNLTESSSSGTNESKKRRTTSPPLVPILKTEVKAEPITPLCSLNLPLSVSVSDSSPFHKEKNVFLSSKLKQLLQTQEGNKLSPSLLTEATKLSPNVPSPILPAVCSRFKRRTSTPPSSPQHSPTPRDFGKPVEGKGIWNEGLGAKIPKLESHDSSPAWSLSGREERESMSPLCSDDFKALKDWTANLSFSSGFNQQPLDLSSGVKLKSEDMCSPGPWESVLDLSVHKKTCDTEIQEQKGNTVVQTTCGILKKKKPTTCMLQKVLLNEYNGVDLVVEDGPCSSTGTGPYPIEQQSHTEPISFPPAASLLTCSHILQIYDLPTCPTLPLLIPTNVASPLTCHPEITISTTLSLSPNVLTSLPEPTHMTPTHSCTSPPASTILSPLPEPSGTTSSHTCLSPPSSARILSPLPEPAKVTPERSCTSPPSSSGVSSFAAAANYMSTDACEPSPLQATILSSPPEPINVSLSNSCTSAFLSSAVLSSVPEPANVAPARSCTSPLSNSTRSPLPVLSPTASPSLSPVPSDDPSVSSPGPPTLSPSSSSDSSDSSDSSSCSSSPPPLSVASFVASPPSTVAPPLLLIKHEVMEEQVEPKENTRIASEQSSIRDSFSKNFVCNVCESPFFSIKELTKHLSAHAEDYPFKCEFCVQLFKDKSSLTEHRFLLHGIGKIFICSVCKKEFAFLCNLQQHQQDLHPDKEYTYHELESGTLRPQNFTDPSKANLNQFISLPEESLPPCHEEEEDLDDSSEELYTTIKIMASGEKSKDPDVRMGLNQHYPSFKPPPFQYHNRNPLGIGTTATNFTTHNIPQTFTTAIRCTKCGKSVDNMPELHKHILVCASASDKKRYTPKKNPVPLKQTVQPKNGLLILDSSDKNPFRRAGQPKKMQFSIEISKMSGNKLKTSALKKKNQLVHKAILQKKKSAKQNADLKTNVSNPEPHICPYCNREFTYFGSLNKHASYSCPKKPVSPVSKKNSPQPPKKTKKASSSPNSEKSSSQRRRTADAEIKMQSTESHLGKTRARSTGPAQINLPTVSEKPKQNVKYVSAVKSKKQGSPPAVRNSSPVRMVKIPQVVELKKPKTSLLHLPPPSSNKKTSGKLHVRVQRNKATLQSKSSGGNKKRIERYNMKSKKKTGGPITRSSQFATSTDAIENKKEDSIGKQDVKDLRNFP from the coding sequence CCTAAGAAAAAGGTAGCAGTcaaaacaccaaaaataaaaaaggaatccAATGGTGATCTTCCAGATGCCTTTATGTTCCCCTGCCAACATTGTGAAAGAAAGTTTACAACGAAGCAAGGGCTTGAGCGCCACATGCATATTCATGTTTCAAGTCTTAATCATGCCTTTAAATGCAGATACTGCGGGAAAGCATTTGGTACACAAATAAACAGACGGAGGCATGAGCGGCGCCATGAAGCTGGGCCAAAACGGAAACCTGCAACACTACCTTCAGAAGATGTATCAGACAACAGAATAACAATGGATGATACTTCCCTCAAGACTCCTGACGAACAAAGTGTGCCCAGCTTTGCACAAGATTGCAGAATttcagagtctgaaaaactcggCCACGAGACACCATATTCTTGTCTGAAGGAAGAGAATATGGAACCTCAAGGTTTTCATCCATGCAAATATTGCAAAAAAGTTTTTGGAACCCATATAAACATGCGTAGGCACCAGCGGAGGGTTCATGAACGTCATCTTATTCCAAAAGGAGTCAGACGAAAAGGACTTCTTGAAGAAAAACAATCCCAAACAGAGAAAACCCAGCCGACCCAAAGTGTATATACTACAAGTACAGAATTTGAAGAGGACAATGAGGCAGATGATGTATATATAATGGATGTTTCTAATAATATATCAGAAAATTTAAATTATTATATTGATGGTAAAATAGAGTCCACCAGCAGTGCTACCAGTTGTGAGGTAATTGAAGTTCCATCCAACTCTACAGAGATGTATGGGATAAATTGTTTACTTGCACCTGTCAAAATTGAAGTTGCCCAAACTATGCCGCCACAGACACATACTACTGATAACCTTACAGAGTCCTCGAGTAGCGGAACAAATGAATCCAAGAAGAGGAGAACCACTAGTCCTCCTCTTGTACCCATCTTAAAAACTGAAGTGAAAGCTGAGCCTATAACTCCATTGTGTTCTCTAAACCTTCCTCTCAGCGTTTCAGTGAGTGACAGCTCACCCTTCcacaaagagaaaaatgttttcttatCTTCAAAGCTGAAGCAGCTCCTTCAGACGCAGGAAGGAAATAAATTAAGCCCGTCCTTATTGACTGAAGCTACGAAACTGTCACCTAATGTACCCTCCCCCATACTGCCTGCAGTTTGTAGTAGATTCAAGCGAAGAACCAGCACTCCACCCAGCTCTCCACAGCACAGCCCAACACCTCGAGACTTTGGAAAACCCGTTGAAGGAAAGGGTATATGGAATGAGGGACTAGGTGCAAAAATTCCCAAGTTAGAAAGTCATGATAGTTCACCTGCATGGAGCTTGTCtgggagagaagaaagggaaagtATGAGCCCATTGTGCAGTGACGATTTTAAAGCATTGAAAGACTGGACAGCTAACTTGTCGTTTAGCAGTGGGTTTAATCAGCAGCCGCTAGATTTATCCAGTGGTGTAAAACTAAAGTCTGAAGACATGTGCTCTCCAGGTCCTTGGGAATCTGTACTAGATCTCAGTGTGCATAAGAAAACATGTGACACTGAAATTCAGGAACAGAAAGGAAATACCGTGGTTCAGACAACATGTGGCATTCTTAAGAAAAAGAAGCCTACCACATGTAtgcttcaaaaggttcttttgaaCGAATATAATGGCGTGGATTTGGTTGTAGAAGATGGGCCATGTTCGAGTACAGGTACAGGGCCATATCCAATAGAGCAGCAGTCACACACAGAACCCATTTCTTTTCCTCCTGCAGCTTCTCTTCTGACCTGTTCCCATATCCTTCAGATTTATGATCTCCCCACATGCCCCACACTCCCACTGCTTATTCCGACAAACGTAGCTTCTCCTCTGACATGCCATCCAGAAATAACTATTTCTACAACactttctctttctcctaatgttcTGACTTCATTACCAGAAcctacacacatgacccctactCATTCTTGCACATCACCTCCAGCTTCTACCATCCTATCTCCACTTCCAGAACCCTCGGGTACTACTTCCAGTCATACttgcctgtcccctccttcctcagCCAGAATACTTTCTCCTCTTCCAGAGCCTGCAAAAGTTACTCCCGAACGATCATGTACATCACCTCCCTCATCTAGTGGTGTTTCATCATTTGCAGCAGCTGCAAATTATATGTCTACTGATGCTTGCGAACCATCTCCACTCCAAGCTACCATTCTTTCTTCTCCTCCAGAACCCATAAACGTTTCTCTCAGTAATTCTTGCACCTCTGCCTTTCTTTCGTCTGCTGTTTTGTCTTCAGTTCCAGAGCCTGCAAATGTTGCACCCGCTCGTTCTTGCACATCACCACTTTCTAACAGCACACGTTCCCCTCTTCCCGTTCTTTCACCCACGGCgtctccctctctgtctcctgttccctcAGATGACCCTTCTGTTTCCTCTCCTGGCCCACCTACACTATCTCCATCATCTTCATCCGACTCCTCAGACTCCTCTGATTCTTCCTCGTGCTCCTCTTCGCCACCTCCTCTTTCAGTAGCATCATTTGTCGCTTCTCCCCCAAGCACAGTCGCTCCCCCTCTATTACTGATTAAACATGAGGTAATGGAAGAGCAAGTGGAACCTAAAGAAAATACCCGCATTGCAAGTGAACAGAGCTCCATCAGAGACAGCTTCAGTAAAAACTTTGTGTGCAATGTATGCGAGTCGCCCTTCTTTTCTATTAAAGAACTTACAAAACATTTATCTGCTCATGCTGAAGACTACcctttcaaatgtgaattttgtgtGCAGTTGTTTAAAGATAAATCTAGCTTAACAGAACATCGCTTTTTGCTACATGGCATTGGAAAAATATTTATTTGCTCCGTCTGCAAAAAGGAGTTTGCTTTTCTCTGCAATTTGCAGCAACATCAGCAAGATCTTCACCCTGATAAAGAATACACCTATCATGAACTTGAAAGCGGCACTCTTCGTCCCCAAAATTTTACAGATCCAAGTAAAGCAAATTTAAATCAATTTATTAGCCTTCCAGAAGAGTCCTTACCTCCATGTCATGAGGAGGAAGAAGATTTAGATGACTCATCTGAAGAACTTTATACAACCATAAAAATTATGGCATCAGGAGAAAAGTCTAAAGATCCAGATGTTCGGATGGGCCTCAATCAGCACTACCCAAGCTTTAAACCTCCCCCATTTCAGTACCACAATAGAAATCCCCTGGGCATTGGAACTACTGCCACAAACTTCACTACTCATAATATTCCACAAACATTCACTACTGCTATTCGCTGCACTAAATGCGGAAAGAGTGTGGACAACATGCCAGAATTACATAAGCACATCTTGGTGTGTGCTTCTGCAAGTGACAAAAAGAGGTATACACCTAAAAAAAATCCAGTGCCACTAAAACAGACTGTGCAACCTAAAAATGGGCTCCTAATTTTGGATAGTTCTGATAAAAATCCCTTCAGGCGTGCTGGGCAGCCCAAAAAAATGCAATTCAGCATAGAAATCAGTAAAATGTCTGGTAACAAACTAAAAACTAGTGCCCTGAAGAAAAAGAATCAGCTGGTCCATAAAGCAATTTTACAAAAAAAGAAGTCCGCAAAGCAAAATGCAGACCTCAAAACAAATGTGTCCAATCCAGAACCACACATTTGCCCTTACTGCAACCGAGAGTTTACATACTTTGGAAGTTTGAATAAGCATGCGTCTTACAGCTGTCCAAAAAAGCCTGTTTCTCCTGTCTCCAAAAAAAATAGTCCACAGCCACCCAAGAAAACTAAAAAAGCTTCCTCTTCTCCAAATAGCGAAAAAAGCAGCAGTCAACGGAGGCGGACAGCAGATGCAGAGATTAAAATGCAAAGTACAGAGTCTCACTTAGGCAAAACCAGAGCACGAAGCACAGGACCTGCTCAAATTAATTTGCCAACAGTATCTGAAAAACCTAAACAAAATGTGAAGTATGTATCTGCTGTTAAATCTAAAAAGCAAGGTTCACCACCTGCCGTAAGGAACTCCAGCCCTGTAAGAATGGTTAAAATTCCTCAGGTAGTGGAATTAAAAAAACCAAAAACAAGCTTGCTTCATCTCCCACCACCATCATCTAACAAAAAAACATCTGGGAAACTGCATGTACGAGTGCAAAGAAATAAAGCAACATTGCAGAGTAAATCTTCGGGAGGAAACAAAAAAAGAATAGAACGGTATAAcatgaaatctaaaaaaaaaactggcgGGCCAATTACTCGTAGTTCACAGTTTGCAACAAGCACTGATGcaatagaaaacaaaaaagaagacagcatTGGAAAGCAAGATGTGAAAGACTTAAG